In Streptomyces sp. NBC_01439, the following are encoded in one genomic region:
- a CDS encoding helix-turn-helix domain-containing protein, with translation MSSPSSKAQEAREAVASRLRELRLDAGITGRELAVRCGWSESKSSRIEHAKTPPSDADIRAWCTACGASGQADDLIAANRQADSMYVQWKQLQRTGLRRLQESGIPLYEQTRQFHVYCSNVMPGFFQTPGYATALLTSIAEFRGTPDDVSGAVEARMDRSHVIREGDHRFAVLVEESVLRYRIGSAEVMAAQLGHLLSVMALPSISLGIIPFTAPRQAWPLETFTIFDRQRIHVETLSAAIKETRPSDVAMYLKAFGNLKEVAVYAAHARTLITSAIDALG, from the coding sequence ATGTCATCCCCTTCGTCCAAAGCCCAAGAAGCCAGGGAAGCCGTAGCCAGCCGGTTGCGGGAACTGAGGCTTGACGCAGGAATCACGGGACGTGAGTTGGCTGTCCGGTGCGGGTGGAGCGAGTCCAAGTCATCGCGAATTGAGCACGCTAAGACACCGCCCAGCGACGCGGATATAAGAGCATGGTGCACAGCGTGCGGCGCGTCAGGGCAAGCCGATGACCTGATTGCCGCCAACCGGCAAGCGGATTCAATGTATGTCCAGTGGAAGCAGCTACAGCGAACAGGGCTCAGGCGGCTACAGGAGTCGGGCATACCGCTCTACGAACAGACGCGACAGTTCCATGTCTACTGTTCCAACGTGATGCCCGGCTTCTTTCAAACTCCTGGTTACGCAACCGCCTTGCTGACCTCCATTGCAGAGTTTCGCGGGACACCAGACGATGTATCGGGTGCTGTGGAAGCACGCATGGACCGATCACACGTCATCCGCGAAGGTGACCACCGATTCGCCGTGTTGGTTGAGGAATCGGTCTTGCGGTACCGGATTGGCAGCGCCGAAGTGATGGCCGCTCAGCTAGGTCATCTGCTGTCCGTGATGGCGCTTCCTTCAATCTCGCTGGGAATCATTCCGTTCACGGCGCCCCGGCAAGCGTGGCCGCTGGAAACGTTCACCATCTTTGACCGTCAGCGTATCCACGTGGAAACCCTGTCGGCAGCCATCAAGGAAACGCGGCCGAGTGACGTAGCCATGTACCTTAAGGCATTTGGGAATCTGAAAGAGGTCGCCGTTTACGCAGCACATGCCCGCACCCTAATCACTTCGGCAATTGACGCCTTGGGTTGA
- a CDS encoding DUF6879 family protein, with protein MPSSVPPFSELLANTRESAVHLELRDDYGTNPRLEAWQRGERVDWDNRESWFHPFHQTIADSVARGVVIRRARVVSEPVSDYIRWEHYATHANVIAGEDVRWLPRSQATGFLVPANDFWLFDGSLIRVHHFAGDGSHVTDELSTDAETLKLCARAFEDVWQRATPHSEYKI; from the coding sequence ATGCCGTCGAGCGTTCCGCCGTTCAGTGAGCTGCTGGCCAACACCCGGGAATCCGCCGTCCATTTGGAACTGCGAGATGACTACGGCACCAACCCCCGGCTAGAAGCATGGCAGCGCGGGGAACGCGTTGACTGGGACAACCGCGAATCCTGGTTCCACCCGTTCCACCAGACCATTGCGGATTCCGTAGCCCGTGGCGTGGTCATCCGCCGTGCCCGTGTGGTCTCGGAGCCTGTCAGCGATTACATCCGCTGGGAGCACTACGCCACGCACGCCAACGTCATTGCTGGCGAAGATGTGCGCTGGCTGCCCCGTAGTCAGGCAACGGGCTTCCTGGTGCCCGCCAATGACTTCTGGCTGTTCGACGGAAGCCTAATCCGCGTCCACCACTTCGCGGGGGACGGCAGCCACGTCACGGATGAACTCAGCACGGACGCCGAAACGCTCAAACTCTGCGCCCGCGCATTCGAAGACGTCTGGCAGCGAGCCACCCCGCACAGCGAATACAAGATCTAA
- a CDS encoding DUF7848 domain-containing protein: protein MTRAVLRFVSHRISRDQGEKVAASATCRTEGCDWLTGPVEDPSAVEVACMEHTGRTGHQSFARRFEDVALVERIEGT, encoded by the coding sequence TTGACCCGCGCCGTACTCCGGTTCGTCTCTCACCGGATCAGCAGGGACCAGGGCGAGAAGGTCGCAGCGTCCGCAACGTGCCGCACAGAGGGCTGTGACTGGCTCACAGGGCCCGTGGAGGACCCTTCCGCTGTGGAGGTCGCCTGTATGGAGCACACGGGCCGTACGGGGCATCAGAGCTTTGCCCGGCGGTTTGAGGACGTGGCCCTTGTAGAGCGGATCGAGGGGACCTGA